In Arachis stenosperma cultivar V10309 chromosome 1, arast.V10309.gnm1.PFL2, whole genome shotgun sequence, one DNA window encodes the following:
- the LOC130946095 gene encoding probable calcium-binding protein CML17, which produces MSGNMKHQATNLDEEHIAELREIFRSFDRNNDGSLTQLELSSLLRSLGLKPSGDQLEAFINKADTNNNGLIEFSEFVALVAPEILPAKSPYTEEQLRQLFKMFDRDGNGFITAAELAHSMARLGHALTADELTGMIREADTDGDGRINFQEFSHAITSAAFDNSWA; this is translated from the coding sequence ATGAGCGGCAACATGAAGCATCAAGCAACGAATTTGGACGAGGAGCATATCGCAGAGTTGAGGGAGATATTCCGTTCGTTCGATAGGAACAACGACGGAAGCCTGACACAGCTGGAGCTGAGCTCCCTTCTGAGGTCGCTGGGGCTAAAGCCCAGCGGGGACCAGCTGGAGGCCTTCATCAACAAGGCCGACACCAACAACAACGGCCTCATCGAGTTCTCTGAGTTCGTCGCCCTCGTAGCCCCTGAAATCCTCCCGGCTAAGTCCCCCTACACAGAAGAGCAGTTGCGCCAGCTCTTCAAGATGTTCGACCGCGATGGCAATGGTTTCATCACGGCGGCCGAGCTTGCTCACTCCATGGCCCGCCTCGGCCATGCCCTCACCGCCGACGAGCTCACCGGCATGATCCGGGAGGCTGACACCGATGGTGATGGCCGCATCAATTTTCAGGAGTTCTCTCACGCTATCACTTCTGCTGCTTTTGATAATTCATGGGCCTAG